A part of Cystobacter ferrugineus genomic DNA contains:
- a CDS encoding biotin transporter BioY — protein sequence MLGAALFTALLAQVAIEVPGSPVPITGQTLAVVLMAAALGPVRGMAGQLAYVLLGAVGLPFYSKGASGWAQVLGPTGGYLVGFIPAAFLVGLAARHGFDRVAWKAVPLFLAGQLVILAIGVPWLCVAAPLDLATALHKGLLPFLPGGLLKATLAGLWMPLAWRLIQPREP from the coding sequence GTGCTTGGCGCCGCGCTGTTCACCGCGTTGCTCGCGCAGGTCGCCATCGAGGTGCCGGGCTCCCCGGTGCCGATCACGGGCCAGACGCTCGCGGTCGTCCTCATGGCCGCCGCGCTCGGGCCCGTGCGTGGCATGGCCGGGCAGCTCGCCTACGTCCTGCTCGGGGCGGTGGGACTGCCGTTCTATTCCAAGGGGGCCAGCGGCTGGGCACAGGTGCTCGGGCCGACCGGCGGCTACCTGGTGGGCTTCATCCCCGCGGCCTTCCTCGTGGGCCTCGCGGCGCGGCACGGCTTCGACAGGGTGGCATGGAAGGCGGTCCCGCTCTTCCTCGCTGGCCAGCTCGTCATCCTGGCCATCGGCGTGCCCTGGCTCTGTGTGGCGGCCCCGCTCGACCTCGCCACGGCCCTGCACAAGGGCTTGCTGCCCTTCCTCCCCGGTGGGTTGCTCAAGGCAACCCTCGCCGGCCTGTGGATGCCCCTCGCCTGGAGGCTCATACAGCCTCGCGAGCCATGA
- a CDS encoding WD40 repeat domain-containing protein — protein sequence MKNFMHLVDHHEARCLALSADGTLLATGGKDGLRLWSAQQGTQLVVRADVGPVKALCFTPEGEHLLIGGRDGTLRRWAFPSGADVQRVQWEQPVIALAVTAHSGHIAVGLGTRSTPAGTHVVVLAPGGTPVELLSQDKTQGDWSLAFSPGGRTLAALNVDGHTTEGAFFAVVDVATGTLLQQRLVGTLHYSGSVSFSPAGHLAVAPNPWRDSSGGVGATGFAVLENSQSPTPLLTSWWEHETVFLPDGSLVGRSWSALHFRPHLHDKVSASLTLPEGGPEVTLLAAATSAPVVATAVGDNRVLVGSVDELLRHAEAHG from the coding sequence ATGAAGAACTTCATGCACCTGGTGGACCATCACGAGGCGCGCTGTCTTGCTTTGAGCGCGGACGGCACGCTCCTGGCGACAGGGGGGAAGGACGGACTCCGGTTGTGGAGCGCGCAGCAGGGGACCCAACTGGTAGTTCGCGCCGACGTGGGCCCGGTCAAGGCGCTGTGCTTCACGCCCGAGGGGGAGCACCTGCTCATCGGCGGGCGGGACGGGACACTCCGGCGCTGGGCCTTCCCCTCTGGAGCGGATGTGCAGCGCGTGCAGTGGGAGCAGCCCGTCATCGCCCTGGCAGTGACTGCACACAGCGGCCACATCGCCGTGGGGCTGGGAACAAGGAGCACTCCTGCTGGCACCCACGTGGTCGTGCTCGCCCCGGGTGGAACCCCTGTCGAGCTGCTGTCTCAGGACAAGACCCAAGGCGACTGGTCCCTGGCGTTCTCTCCGGGCGGTCGGACCCTGGCGGCACTCAACGTCGATGGGCATACCACGGAGGGCGCCTTCTTCGCCGTGGTGGATGTGGCGACAGGCACCCTCCTGCAGCAACGTCTCGTGGGAACGCTGCACTACTCAGGCTCGGTATCGTTCAGCCCGGCCGGGCACCTGGCGGTAGCTCCAAACCCGTGGAGGGACAGCAGTGGAGGAGTCGGGGCAACCGGCTTCGCGGTGCTCGAGAACAGCCAGAGCCCGACGCCCCTTCTGACGTCCTGGTGGGAACACGAAACGGTGTTCCTGCCCGACGGCAGCCTCGTCGGCCGGAGCTGGAGCGCGCTCCACTTCCGCCCTCATCTGCACGACAAGGTCAGCGCCTCCCTGACTCTGCCAGAGGGAGGGCCCGAGGTAACGCTCCTCGCGGCGGCCACGAGCGCACCGGTGGTGGCCACGGCCGTAGGAGACAACCGGGTGCTGGTGGGCTCCGTGGACGAGCTGCTGCGCCATGCCGAGGCGCATGGGTGA